One window of Hypanus sabinus isolate sHypSab1 chromosome 10, sHypSab1.hap1, whole genome shotgun sequence genomic DNA carries:
- the LOC132401309 gene encoding uncharacterized protein LOC132401309 has translation MQSLLNGKAQQAYSALSVTESTTYDAVKEAVLKVCEMVPEVYRQKFRGLRKSGNQIYVKFAREKERYFDRWCASKEVEEDYLKLRQLMMIEEFKECVPGEIRTYLEEKEVETLSAAARLADAFALTHKIKFFPSKGYQKSYWDNPPSNTGNKAGKEEGKPTKDKFSSFTCYYCRKSGHVASNCLIRKKEIGKEKGKTPDACAPAAETTRRKVGSGRVQEGIEWFIIKGFVSVKEGSPLVPVRIWRDSVDFQSLMLSDVLEFGNETKTD, from the coding sequence ATGCAAAGTTTGTTAAACGGGAAGGCGCAGCAAGCATATTCTGCCTTGTCTGTGACTGAGTCGACTACTTATGATGCTGTGAAGGAGGCTGTGCTTAAGGTCTGTGAAATGGTGCCAGAGGTGTACCGACAGAAGTTTCGGGGTTTGAGGAAGTCTGGGAACCAGATATATGTAAAGTTTGCCCGTGAAAAGGAGAGGTACTTTGATCGGTGGTGTGCCTCGAAAGAGGTAGAGGAAGACTACCTCAAACTGAGACAGCTGATGATGATCGAGGAATTTAAAGAGTGTGTCCCTGGTGAGATACGGACATACTTAGAAGAGAAAGAGGTTGAGACTCTTTCCGCGGCTGCTAGGTTAGCAGATGCGTTTGCCCTGACTCACAAGATTAAGTTTTTCCCGAGCAAAGGTTATCAGAAGAGTTACTGGGATAATCCACCAAGTAACACAGGAAACAAGGCAGGTAAAGAGGAGGGGAAACCAACCAAAGATAAGTTTTCCAGTTTTACCTGTTACTACTGCAGGAAGTCTGGCCATGTGGCGTCTAACTGTCTTATTCGGAAGAAAGAAATaggaaaggagaaggggaaaaCCCCCGACGCGTGTGCGCCGGCAGCTGAGACCACACGAAGGAAGGTGGGGTCTGGCCGAGTTCAGGAAGGGATTGAGTGGTTTATTATCAAGGGTTTTGTGTCTGTGAAGGAGGGGTCACCCCtagttccagtgagaatctggcGCGATAGTGTAGACTTTCAGTCACTGATGTTAAGTGATGTCTTAGAATTTGGTAACGAGACAAAAACAGACTAA